Within the Microbacterium sp. 1S1 genome, the region CACCACCGACGCCGGGGTCGACGTGCTGACCTTCGGCGGCACCAAGAACGGTGCCATGCTCGGCGAGGCCATCGTCGTGCTCAACCCGGATGCCGCCGCCGGCCTCAACTACGCGCGCAAGTTCAACATGCAGCTCTCGTCGAAGATGCGCTTCGTCTCGGCGCAGCTCATCGCGCTGCTCGACGGCGACCTCTGGTTGCGCAACGCCCGCCACGCCAACGCCATGGCGGCCCGCCTCCGCGCGCGGATCGAGGCCGGTCTCGCGGACGGGTCGATCGCGGGGGTGGAGTTCACGCAGCCGACGCAGGCGAACGGCGTGTTCGCGACGCTTCCCGAGGGCGTCGCCGACCAGCTTCGCGACGTGTTCCGCTTCTACGACTGGGACGCGTCCCGGCGCGAGGTGCGCTGGATGTGCGGCTTCGACACCGAGGAGTCCGACGTCGACGCCTTCGTCGACGCCCTCGCCCGCCTCACCCGCCCCTGACCCTCCCTCCTCCCCTCCCCCATTCGCGAGACCCCGGGTTCGCGTCGAAGCCAGGGCTCCGCGCGCGGCGACGCCGGGGTCCGGGCGGGAAACCGGGGTCTCGGCGAGGGGCGGGAGCGGGAGGGGCGGGTCAGGACTCGACGACGCGCCGGAACTCCTCGCGCGTCGTGCGCAGGTGCGCCCGCATCGCGGCGTCGGCGGCGGCCGCATCGCCCCGGCGCACCGCCTCGAGGATCTCCTCGTGCGCGTGCCAGCTCGACTCCTTGACGAAATCGAAGCTCATCAGGTCGACGGGCTCGAACATCCGCACCCGTGCCTCCTCCACCGCCTCACGGACGAAGGAGTTGCCGGACGCCTCAGCGAGCGCGAGATGGAAGTCGGTGTCGGCGATGCGCGACTCCGCCTTGGTCTCTGCCGCCGCCAGATCTCTTTGAGCGCGCGCCATGGTGTCGAGATGGCGCGTCGTGCGGCGGGTCGCGGCGAGCGCCGCTCCCCCGGACTCCACGATCTCCCGGAACTCGGTGAGGTCGCCGATCTCGGTGGATCGCTGCCGCACCTCCTCGCGGATCAGCCGAGGATCGAGGGCGGCGTCCTGCACGACGGCCCCGCCCGACGCGCCTCGGGTGATCGCGATCTGACCGCTGCCCTCAAGGATGCGCAGCGCCTGCCGCAGGGTCTCGCGCGACACCCCCAGCTGCTCGGCCAGGCGGCGCTCCGGAGGCAACCGATCGCCGGGCCGGATGCGGCCGAGCGCCATCTCCCGACGGAGGTAGCCGGCCACGGCCTGGTACCCGGAGACGGGCTGGAGCGCGGCACGCGAGAAATCGTGCGGCGCGTCATCACGCTCGCCCATCCATGCTCCTCCGGTCAGAGGGGAAGACCGGGGCGATCCCGCCCCACCACTTGCTTCCCCACGAAGAAGTCAAGCACATCGTCGTCGCCGTGCCCGCCCAGTCCGCTCGCGCCGAAGAAGCTCTGCGCGGACTCCGGCGACATGTCGAGCACGCTCGTGCCGTTGATCTTGACCTCCCCGGCGAGCAGCCGCGCGCCGAGGGCGGCCGCCCTCTCCTCGTCGGCACCGAACACGTAGCCCGCGAGTCCCACCTGACCGGTGTTCGCGATCCGCACGGCCTCCTCCTCGTCGTCGTATCCGCCGACCAGGAGCATCGGACCGAACACCTCGTCGGCGAGACCGGCGCCGTCGAGGACCGCCACGGTAGGTGCGAAGAACCAGCCGGTCTCAGGAACCTGCGAGACGCGGAGCAGCTCGGCCCCGGCGGTCGCGAGGCGTTCCCGCTGCTCCTCCAGCTCGGCACGCCGGGCGGCGAACGCCACGGGTCCCACCTCGGTCGTGTCGTCCAGACTGGATCCGAGCGTGCGGCGGGCGAACTCGGCGATCAGCAGATGCGCGAGGTCCGCACGACGCCCACGGTCGACGAGCACCCGGCGCGGCGCCTCGCACCACTGGCCGGACAGTTTCAGCACTCCGTCGGCGAGCGCCCTCGCGGCCTGCTCGAGATCGGCGTCCGGGAGCACGACGGCGGCGTTGTTCGATCCGAGCTCCAGCTGCAGCCGCGCGAACCGCGGCGCGGCTGTCGCGGCGATCGCCCGGCCCGTCGGCGTGGAGCCGGTCATCGAGATCGCCGCGATGCGTTCGTCAGCGACGAGGGCCCGGCCCACGCCCCCACTGCCCTGCACGAGGTTCACCACCCCGTCCGGGATCCCCACCTCGCGCGCGCCCTCCAGGAGCAGCTGCGCACTCCAGGGGGAGAACGACGACGGCTTGAGCACCACCGTGGCGCCCGCGGCGAGCGCGAACGCGGTCTTCTTCACGGCCATCGCGCTCGGCGCATTCCACGGCAGGATGAGGGCCGTCGGGCCCCAAGGCACGCGGTGCAGGTGCACCCCGCCCTGATCAGCCGGGAGCGCCCGCACGTCGCCCACCGCCACCGCCCGGCGGCCGGCGTCGCGGAGGGTGGCCCCGTTCGCCCCGCCGAACAACCGGGTGACCGCGATCGGCACGCCGCTGTTGAGAGCGTCGAGCCGCGCGACCTCCTCGGCGCGGTCGTCCAGCCAGGCGGCGAGGGCGTCGAGGGCCGCAGCGCGGTCCTCCGGCGGGAGTCCACGCCACCGCGCGTCGTCATGCGCCTCCTGGGCGGCGGAGACCGCGCGGTCGACCTGGTCGAGGCTGCTGGACGCGGACGGCTGCAGCGCCTCGCCGGTGTTGGGATCGTGCAGCCAGGTGCCGTCGGCGGCGGGGCTCGCCTCGGCGACGCCGCCGATCCAGGTGCGCAGGGCGGGGAAGGTCATGTCAGATCCGATCGAAGTAGCGGTGCAGGTCCCAGTCGGTCACACGGGACAGGAACGTGGTCCACTCGTGCTCCAGCAGGATGCGCTGATGCGCGATGAGCTCGGGCTCCAGCAGCTCCTGCACGAGCGGGCTCCGGGCGAACAGCGCCGCCGCCTGGTACGGGTCGGCTGGCATCGCCCCGTCCCCCGGGAGGTCGTAGGCGCTGCCGCGGACGGGCTCGCCGAGCACCCGCTCCTTCTCGATCCCGTCGCGAGCGGAGGCGAGCACACCGGTCAGCGCGAAGTACGGGTTGGTGTCGGCGCCGGGCAGCCGGAACTCGAAGCGCAGCGCCGCCGCGGAGTGCCCGACCACCCGCACGGTCGTCGTGCGGTTGTCGAAGCCCCACGTGCGGCCGCTGCCCGCCACGTCCGTCGAGTTGCTGCGGCGGTAGGAGTTGACGGTCGGGGCGTACCAGGCCATCAGGGCCGGCGCGTGCTCCAGCGCCCCGGCGATCGCGGCGCGCATCCGCCCGCTCAGGCGGTCCCCGGCCTGCTCGTCCCAGAACAGCGCGGTGCCTTCGTCGTCGATGAACGAGACGTGGATGTGGCACGACGAGCCCGGCTGATCGTTGAGGGGTCGTGCCATGAAGGTCGCCGACATCCCTGCCCGCGCCGCGGTGTCCCGCACCGCGAGCTTGTACAGCGCGTGCCGGTCGGCCATCTCCAGCGGGTCACCGTACTCGAACGTCATCTCCCACTGTCCGAGGCCCCACTCGCTCTGAGCGGCCTCGACGAGGATCCCGCTCGCGCGCAGATCGGAGCGGAGCTTCTGGAAGAACGGCTCGTACAGGTTGCCCTCGTGGATCATGAAGTCCGACGGGGTGAGGGTCGTCGGGTCGAGGTCGCGGAATCCGGAGCGGCGCAGCTCCCGCGGGTCGTTGCGGAAGAGGTAGAACTCCAGCTCCGTGCCGGCGAGCGGAGTGAGCCCGAGGCCGCGGAGCCGCGCGAGCTCCTGCTTCAGGATCACCCGCGGCGACAGCGGCATCGGCTCGTGCGTGTGCACGTCGACGGGGTCTGCGAGACAGATCGCGACGCCGTCGAGCCAGGCCGCGGGGCGCAGCGTGTCCAGGTCGGGGATGAGTGTCACGTCGGGCACGCCGTTGTGCATGCCGCACAGCGCGAACCGGTTCTGATCGATGAGTTCGAGCCCCTGATCGATGTCCCAGGCCCACGCGCAGGTGCAGATGTCCACGCCGTTCGCGACGACACGGCCGAAGCCCTCGACGGGGATGCGCCGACCGACCAGCCGCCCCTGCAGGTCGGGCGTGGCCACGATCACGGTCCGGATCCCCGCGGCCTCCAGTTCGTCCGGCGCGAGGCGCACGTCGTCGATCATCGCGTCAGCCACCCTCCGTCGACGGGGAGCTGGATGCCGTCGATCCAAGACGCCTCGTCACTCAGCAGCCAGGAGACGGCCGCCGCGATGTCGGCCGGAAGGCCCACGCGCGGCACCAGCAGCCGCTGCTTCATGAACTCCAGGGCCTCCGCGCTGGTGACGCTCTCATAGTCGAAGAAGTCGGTCGCGATCGGGCCGGGGGCGACGCAGTTGACGCGGATGTTCTTCGCCGCGAGCTCGACCGCGAGTGCCTTGGTGAGCATCGGGACGCCGCCCTTGCTCGCGTTGTAGTGCGGCTGCGCGGTGCCGGTGCTGGTGACGACGACCAGTGCCTCGACCGTGGAGAGGTTGACGATGGCGCCGCCACCCGACTCCGCGATAAGGGGGGCGACCTCCTGCGCGACGAGGAACTGCCCCTTGAGGTTGATGTCGAAGACGAAGTTCCACGCCTCCTCGGTCAGCGTCTCGAACGAGTGCTCGGTCACCACACCGGCATTGTTCACCAGCAGGTGCAAGGCTCCCCACGCCTCCCGCGCGGTCGCGACGGCGGCACGGATCTGCTCCCGCGAGCGCACGTCGACGACGGCGGACAACGCGGTGCCCCCGGCCTCCTCGATGAGCCGGACGGTCTCGGCCGCCCCCTCCGCCGAGACGTCGGTGACGAGGACGCGGGCGCCCTCGCTCGCCAGACGGAGGGCCGTCTCCCGGCCGATCCCGGAGCCTGCACCGGTGATGAAGGCGTTCTTCCCTGTGTGTCGCATGTCGTTCTCCTTGTCGTCCGTCAGGGGTGGGCGCTCAGACGGCGCCCTGCGAGATGGCGGTGTCCGCGGGTGCGGGATCCGCGGTGCGGGCGGCGGCCCGGCCGACCAGCCAGTCGAAGACCGGATCGCCCCCGAACGTCTCGGGGTGCCACTGCACGCCGACGGCCGGAAGGCCTTCCAGCTCGATCGCCTCGACCACGCCGTCCGAGGCCCATCCGGTCACGACGACACCGTCGCCCGGCACGTCGACGGCCTGATGGTGGAACGAGTTCACACGGGTGCTCTCGCCGTAGAGGCCGTTGACCACGCTGCCGGCGGCCGTACGCACCTCGTGCACACGGTGCGCCCGCGGGTAGGCGTAGGACCCGTGGGACTCGCCCTCGCCGGCCGCGAGGTGCTGGTGCAGCGTCCCGCCGCGGACCACGTTGAGCAGCTGGGCGCCCCGGCAGACCCCGAGCAGCGGGACCGCGCGGGCCAGAGCCGCGAGGATGAGGCCCGACTCGAACTCGTCGCGCGCCGGATCGACGAGCGGCGTGAACGGCCCAGGAGTCTGCCCGTAGCGGCGCGGGTCCACGTCGTCTCCCCCGACGATGACGACGCCGTCGAGACGGTCCACGAGCTCGGCGGGGGCAGCATCCATGGGCAGGTGCACGGGCAGGCCGCCGGCCCGCAGCACCGAGGTCGCGTACTCGCTGAGGTACGCCTCCAACGGGGCGTCGGCGAAGCCGGAGGGGGCTCCGATCGCGGCGCCGCTCGTGCGTCGTCCGGAGATGCCGATGAGGGGGCGGGGTGGGGCGGAGAGGCTGATGATGTCCATCCTTCGTCTCGGGGTCAGGCGTTCTCGTCGAAGCGACGCATGATCTGCGCGTAGGCCTCGGGGGTCTTCGCACGCATCACGGCGGCCTGGACCAGCCCGATGACCGGGGCGATCACGACGACGGCGACGAGCGTGATGCTGATCGGCCCCCAGGCGGGGTTGCCGTCGGCGTCGACGTCGCTCACCAGGAGCGGGAAGTTCGCCGCGATGAGCAGGGCCGACACCGCGAGTCCGACGAAGCCGAGACCGGGCGCGATGACGGTGTGCCACGGGCTGCGGAGCTCCCGGGTGCGGGCGAAGTAGACGATCACCGCGAGGCACGTCACCGCCATGAGGATGACGATCGCGAGCGTGCCGATCCCCGCGAACCAGGAGAAGATGTTCTCCGGCGCGAAGCCGAGGACGGCGAGCAGGGCGATCGCCAGTCCCGACGTCGACACCTGCACGAGCGAGGCGACGTGCGGCGATCCGTGCCGGGTGTGCACGGTGCCGAGCCGGTCGGGGAGCACGCGGGCGTTGGCCATCGCGTGGTGGTAGCGGGTGAGCACGTTGTGCAGCGAGAGGACCGCGGCGAACATGCTGCCGAGGAACAGCAGGGCGACCGCGATCGAACCGACCGGTCCGAGGTACTGCTCGGTGACCCGGGCGATGAGCGTGGTCGGGTCGGCCGCGGCCTCCTCGATGATCGCCTCCTCCCCCACCCCGACGACGACCGTCCAGGCCGCGAAGGCGTAGAACACGCCGATCACGATGGCGGACGCATACGTGGCCCGCGGGATCGTCCGCTCCGGCTGTCGCACCTCGTCGCGGTACACGACGGTCGACTCGAACCCGATGAAGCTCGCGATCGCGAACATCAGCCCGAGCGCGGGGGCCCCGGAGAGCACGTTCTGCAGGAGGAACGAACCGAAGGTCACGCCCTCGGCTCCCCCGGTCACGAGGATCACCACCCCGAGGAGCAGGACGATGCCGATCTCGGCCAGCAGCACCACGACGAGGACGCGCGAGCTGAGTTCGATCTGCCGGTAGCCGAGCGCCCCGACGAGGGCCACGGAGGCGAGGGTCAGCAGCCACCATGGGATCTCCGGCCCGCCGAGGAGCACGACGCTGGAGCTGATGGTCGCGCCGAGGTAGGAGAACACCGCGATCTGCACCGTCGTGTAGCAGACGAGGGCGAGGTAGGCCGTCGCCAGGCCCGGCGTGCGGCCGAGCCCGTGAGTCGCGAAGACGAAGAACGACCCGGCGCGCGGGAGGTACCGGCTCATGGCGGTGAGCCCCACGGAGAACAGCAGCAGGATCACCGTGGCCACGAGGAACATGACCGGGAATCCGATGCCGTTGCCCACGAGGAAACCGATCGGCACCAGACCGCCGACCACCGTGAGCGGCGCGGCGGCCGCGATCACCATGAAGGTGACGGCGACAGCGCCGAGGTTGCCGCGGAGCGTGCGCTCGCGGTGCTGTCCTGCGGACGGCGACGTCGTTGTCGAAGCATCCATGTCGAAGCATCCTTTGCCGATTGGACTAATGGTCTAAGTTCTAGCCCATTAGTCCTGACCCGCACAAGGGGTTCTCCCGATCACGTCTGCGAGACCCCGACACGTCGCCCACACCCCGACTCGCCTGCGCGCGCAAACGAGTCGGGGTCTCGGCGGGACCCCGGGGGCTCGGGGAGCGACGTCAGCGGAGGAGGCCGAGGCTGGCGAGCGCGTGCCGGATGAGGGTGCCGCGGCCGCCCTCCATCTCGGCGGCGACGGCATCGGAGGCAGCGGCCTCCGGCGAGAACCAGGTCACCTCGAGGGCGTCCTGACGCGGCTCGCACGTCCCGGTCACGGGCACCACGAAGGCGAGGGACACCGCATGCTGCCGGTCGTCGTGATAGGCGCTCACGCCGGGGATCGGGAAGTACTCGGCCACCGTGAACGGCAGCGGCTGCGGCGGCAGGAGCGGAAAGGCCATGGGACCGAGGTCGTTCTCGACGTGGCGGAACAGCGCGTCGCGGATCGTCTCCCCGAAGCGCACGCGGCCGGACACGATCGTGCGGGTGATCTCGCCGAGCGGGGTGGACCGCAGCAGCACGCCGATCTCGGTGACCTGACCGGAGCCGTCCGTTCGCACCGGGATCGCCTCGACGTAGAGCATCGGCAGGTGACGCCGCGCCTCCTCCAGCTCGACGTCGCTCAGCCAACCGGGGTTCGCGTCGGGCACGGGCGGGTTCGCGTCACGGAACGAACCGAGGCCCTCGTCGTCGGGCTCCGGCTCCGGATCGGGTGTGCGCACCGCCATGCCTCCTTTCTACCAGCCGTCCGTGCCGATGGGCAGCACCGCCGCGAGGCCTGGAAGGATGACGGTGTGACCGAGAACCTGACGATCGACGCCGCCGCCACGCGCTGGTCCCGTGCCGCGGACACCGGGCTCCCGCTGCTCGTGCTGCTGCACGGCTACGGCGCGGACGAGCACGACCTCTTCGGCCTCGTCCCCTACCTGCCGTCCGGGATAACGGTGGCCTCCGTCGCCGCGCCCCTCGCGCCCCCGTGGCCGACGCCCGGCCGCTCGTGGTACCCGATCGAAGGGCTCGACGGCCGCAGCTCCGACTCCGTCACCCGTGCGGCGGAGGCGTTCCTGCGCTGGCTCGACGAGGCGGCGGCCGAGGCTCCGTCCGTGGCGCTGCTCGGGTTCTCCCAAGGCGCCGCGGTGTCGTTGCAGGCCCTCCGGCTCGCTCCCGAGCGGTTCGGCGCGGTCGTGGCGCTGAGTGGGTACGCCGCCCCGGACGCCCTTCCCGGCGATGCACACCTCGCGGAGGTCAGCCCACCGGTCTTCTGGGGCCGCGGCACCCACGACGACGTCATCCCCGCACCGCTGATCGCGCACACCGCGCAGTGGCTCCCCGCGCACACGACGCTCTCCGGTCGGGTCTACAGCGGCCTGACCCACAGCATCTCCGAGGAGGAGCTCGGCGACGTGCACCGCTTCCTCATGACCTGGGTCGAGGGGGTCGGCCGGGATCAGGCCGACGGCTCTCGCCCGTCCTGAGCGCCACCGTCGGAATCCGGGTCGACGGCGCCATCGGCGTCCTCCGATCCGTCCGCGGTGCCGCCCCCGGAGCCGCGGAAGGCCACGGACAGCGGGATGCCGATGGAGATCCCGATGGCCAGACCGAGGACCCAGTTGTTCAGTGCCATCCCCGTCGAGACGCCGATGGCCACGCCGAGCGCGAGACCGATGCCGAGGCCCGTCCGCGCGCGCATCTCGTCGGGACTGGGGGTGCCGTCGTCTGCCATGCCTCCACGGTAGGAGCCGCCGAGCGGCCTCGCATCCCCCGCGCGACGGACTCGCGACACGCCCGGGAGTTGCGTGACGCGACACGCCCGGGTATCGTCGTGGCGTCCTGTCCGCCGTGTCTGGAAGTCCTTTGATCTGAATCGTCGCCTCCGCGCCCCTCTTCTCGCGCGCTGACCCGACGATCGCCGACTCCCCGGCAGACGCTCTCCTCTGTTCCCCGTGACTCCACGGCCCAGCAGGGACTCGGTGTCAGTGCACCCTCGCACTCGACAGGAGACACCCCATGTCACAGCCCTCTTCTTCGCACGCCTCGGTCGTCCTCGACCGGCTCTCCTTCACCTGGCCCGACGGCACGGTCGCCCTCGACGGCGTCTCCGGAGCCTTCGGCTCGGGCCGAACGGGCCTGGTCGGCCGCAACGGCGCCGGCAAGTCGACGCTGCTCCGGCTCATCGCCGGAGAGCTCCACCCCGCCTCCGGGACCCTCGGCACCTCCGGCGAGGTGGCCTACCTGCCCCAGCAGCTCACGCTCGACGTGGACCGCCGGGTGGCCGACCTCCTCGGCGTGGCCGCCGCCCTCGACGCCGTGCGCGCCATCACCGCCGGCGACGTTGACCCCGCGCACTTCGACGCCGTCGGTGACGACTGGGACATCGAAGCCCGCGCGGAGGCCTCCCTGGCCGAGGCCGGGCTCGCCCCCGAGTTCCTCGACCGGACGGTCGGCGAGCTGTCGGGCGGGGAGGCGGTGCTCGTCGCGATCGCCGGGATCCGCCTGCGTCGGGCCCCGATCACGCTTCTCGACGAACCGACCAACAACCTCGACCGCGACGCCAGGGCCGCCCTCGCGACGATGGTCCAGGCCTGGAAGGGAACGCTCATCGTCGTGAGCCACGACCTCGCTCTGCTCGAGCTCATGGATGACACCGCCGAGCTCTACGGGCAGAGCCTGTCCGTCTTCGGGGGCCCCTACTCCGAGTGGCGCGCCTGGCTGGACGCGGAACAGGACGCCGCGAAGCAGGCGGAGGTGGCCGCCGCACAGGTGCTCCGCAAGGAGAAACGCCAGCGGATCGAGGCCGAGGTCAAGCTCGCCCACCGCGCACGCACCGCCAAGAAGGCCGAGGTCGAGAAACGCGTGCCGAAGATCATCGCGCACGGAAGGAAGATGGCCGCAGAGGTGTCCGCGGGGAAGCT harbors:
- a CDS encoding FadR/GntR family transcriptional regulator, giving the protein MGERDDAPHDFSRAALQPVSGYQAVAGYLRREMALGRIRPGDRLPPERRLAEQLGVSRETLRQALRILEGSGQIAITRGASGGAVVQDAALDPRLIREEVRQRSTEIGDLTEFREIVESGGAALAATRRTTRHLDTMARAQRDLAAAETKAESRIADTDFHLALAEASGNSFVREAVEEARVRMFEPVDLMSFDFVKESSWHAHEEILEAVRRGDAAAADAAMRAHLRTTREEFRRVVES
- a CDS encoding aldehyde dehydrogenase family protein — translated: MTFPALRTWIGGVAEASPAADGTWLHDPNTGEALQPSASSSLDQVDRAVSAAQEAHDDARWRGLPPEDRAAALDALAAWLDDRAEEVARLDALNSGVPIAVTRLFGGANGATLRDAGRRAVAVGDVRALPADQGGVHLHRVPWGPTALILPWNAPSAMAVKKTAFALAAGATVVLKPSSFSPWSAQLLLEGAREVGIPDGVVNLVQGSGGVGRALVADERIAAISMTGSTPTGRAIAATAAPRFARLQLELGSNNAAVVLPDADLEQAARALADGVLKLSGQWCEAPRRVLVDRGRRADLAHLLIAEFARRTLGSSLDDTTEVGPVAFAARRAELEEQRERLATAGAELLRVSQVPETGWFFAPTVAVLDGAGLADEVFGPMLLVGGYDDEEEAVRIANTGQVGLAGYVFGADEERAAALGARLLAGEVKINGTSVLDMSPESAQSFFGASGLGGHGDDDVLDFFVGKQVVGRDRPGLPL
- a CDS encoding glutamine synthetase family protein, translating into MIDDVRLAPDELEAAGIRTVIVATPDLQGRLVGRRIPVEGFGRVVANGVDICTCAWAWDIDQGLELIDQNRFALCGMHNGVPDVTLIPDLDTLRPAAWLDGVAICLADPVDVHTHEPMPLSPRVILKQELARLRGLGLTPLAGTELEFYLFRNDPRELRRSGFRDLDPTTLTPSDFMIHEGNLYEPFFQKLRSDLRASGILVEAAQSEWGLGQWEMTFEYGDPLEMADRHALYKLAVRDTAARAGMSATFMARPLNDQPGSSCHIHVSFIDDEGTALFWDEQAGDRLSGRMRAAIAGALEHAPALMAWYAPTVNSYRRSNSTDVAGSGRTWGFDNRTTTVRVVGHSAAALRFEFRLPGADTNPYFALTGVLASARDGIEKERVLGEPVRGSAYDLPGDGAMPADPYQAAALFARSPLVQELLEPELIAHQRILLEHEWTTFLSRVTDWDLHRYFDRI
- a CDS encoding SDR family NAD(P)-dependent oxidoreductase, encoding MRHTGKNAFITGAGSGIGRETALRLASEGARVLVTDVSAEGAAETVRLIEEAGGTALSAVVDVRSREQIRAAVATAREAWGALHLLVNNAGVVTEHSFETLTEEAWNFVFDINLKGQFLVAQEVAPLIAESGGGAIVNLSTVEALVVVTSTGTAQPHYNASKGGVPMLTKALAVELAAKNIRVNCVAPGPIATDFFDYESVTSAEALEFMKQRLLVPRVGLPADIAAAVSWLLSDEASWIDGIQLPVDGGWLTR
- a CDS encoding gamma-glutamyl-gamma-aminobutyrate hydrolase family protein, coding for MDIISLSAPPRPLIGISGRRTSGAAIGAPSGFADAPLEAYLSEYATSVLRAGGLPVHLPMDAAPAELVDRLDGVVIVGGDDVDPRRYGQTPGPFTPLVDPARDEFESGLILAALARAVPLLGVCRGAQLLNVVRGGTLHQHLAAGEGESHGSYAYPRAHRVHEVRTAAGSVVNGLYGESTRVNSFHHQAVDVPGDGVVVTGWASDGVVEAIELEGLPAVGVQWHPETFGGDPVFDWLVGRAAARTADPAPADTAISQGAV
- a CDS encoding APC family permease, which produces MDASTTTSPSAGQHRERTLRGNLGAVAVTFMVIAAAAPLTVVGGLVPIGFLVGNGIGFPVMFLVATVILLLFSVGLTAMSRYLPRAGSFFVFATHGLGRTPGLATAYLALVCYTTVQIAVFSYLGATISSSVVLLGGPEIPWWLLTLASVALVGALGYRQIELSSRVLVVVLLAEIGIVLLLGVVILVTGGAEGVTFGSFLLQNVLSGAPALGLMFAIASFIGFESTVVYRDEVRQPERTIPRATYASAIVIGVFYAFAAWTVVVGVGEEAIIEEAAADPTTLIARVTEQYLGPVGSIAVALLFLGSMFAAVLSLHNVLTRYHHAMANARVLPDRLGTVHTRHGSPHVASLVQVSTSGLAIALLAVLGFAPENIFSWFAGIGTLAIVILMAVTCLAVIVYFARTRELRSPWHTVIAPGLGFVGLAVSALLIAANFPLLVSDVDADGNPAWGPISITLVAVVVIAPVIGLVQAAVMRAKTPEAYAQIMRRFDENA
- a CDS encoding DUF4916 domain-containing protein; the protein is MAVRTPDPEPEPDDEGLGSFRDANPPVPDANPGWLSDVELEEARRHLPMLYVEAIPVRTDGSGQVTEIGVLLRSTPLGEITRTIVSGRVRFGETIRDALFRHVENDLGPMAFPLLPPQPLPFTVAEYFPIPGVSAYHDDRQHAVSLAFVVPVTGTCEPRQDALEVTWFSPEAAASDAVAAEMEGGRGTLIRHALASLGLLR
- a CDS encoding alpha/beta hydrolase; the encoded protein is MTENLTIDAAATRWSRAADTGLPLLVLLHGYGADEHDLFGLVPYLPSGITVASVAAPLAPPWPTPGRSWYPIEGLDGRSSDSVTRAAEAFLRWLDEAAAEAPSVALLGFSQGAAVSLQALRLAPERFGAVVALSGYAAPDALPGDAHLAEVSPPVFWGRGTHDDVIPAPLIAHTAQWLPAHTTLSGRVYSGLTHSISEEELGDVHRFLMTWVEGVGRDQADGSRPS
- a CDS encoding ABC-F family ATP-binding cassette domain-containing protein encodes the protein MSQPSSSHASVVLDRLSFTWPDGTVALDGVSGAFGSGRTGLVGRNGAGKSTLLRLIAGELHPASGTLGTSGEVAYLPQQLTLDVDRRVADLLGVAAALDAVRAITAGDVDPAHFDAVGDDWDIEARAEASLAEAGLAPEFLDRTVGELSGGEAVLVAIAGIRLRRAPITLLDEPTNNLDRDARAALATMVQAWKGTLIVVSHDLALLELMDDTAELYGQSLSVFGGPYSEWRAWLDAEQDAAKQAEVAAAQVLRKEKRQRIEAEVKLAHRARTAKKAEVEKRVPKIIAHGRKMAAEVSAGKLRTEVGAKEDAARAAHDAAGRRVRSDASMKIELPDPEVSRSRRIAELGGPERSWVIQGPERVALIGRNGAGKTTLLERLVSGSVHNSGELGAERPGPLPHAQIGPDLLSCERPELRAEAMTDRIGYLPQRVDGLDEERSVFENVAAAAPQVPEKELRNRLARFLIRGATADRPVAALSGGERFRVALARLLLTDPAPHLVVLDEPTNNLDLDTVDQLVEALRAYRGAVLVVSHDDAFLSRLDLDLTLEIDTDGVLQEVV